One Sphingomonas sp. SUN039 genomic window carries:
- a CDS encoding DUF2189 domain-containing protein produces MSATVSTPKESGALPVRKITTADLDWALREGWSDFQAKRGDLIFVALLYPAIGLIAAAFALNDAALPLVFPFAAGLSIFGPAAASGFYELARRREAGLESSWRHFFDPMRGKQGSTILMLTTGLGVLFLFWLGAAYAIYAATMGPDFPTGVASFLRRVFTTPQGWTLIVLGNLAGAVFAVVTLMTTLVSFPMAVDLDVDPGHAVETSLRAVSANPGPVAGWGLRVGILLVLGALPAFIGLAVVLPTLGYATWHLYTRMVER; encoded by the coding sequence ATGTCCGCGACCGTTTCGACACCGAAGGAAAGTGGCGCGCTGCCCGTCCGTAAAATTACCACTGCCGATCTCGACTGGGCGCTGCGCGAGGGTTGGAGCGATTTTCAGGCCAAGCGCGGCGACCTGATTTTCGTGGCGCTGCTGTATCCCGCCATCGGCTTGATCGCGGCGGCGTTTGCGCTGAACGATGCGGCGCTGCCGCTGGTCTTCCCCTTTGCGGCAGGCCTGTCGATCTTCGGCCCTGCTGCGGCCTCGGGCTTTTACGAGCTGGCGCGACGACGCGAGGCGGGCCTCGAATCGAGCTGGCGGCACTTTTTCGATCCGATGCGGGGCAAGCAGGGATCGACGATCCTGATGCTGACGACCGGCCTCGGCGTCCTGTTCCTGTTCTGGCTCGGCGCGGCCTATGCAATCTATGCCGCCACGATGGGGCCGGATTTCCCGACCGGCGTCGCGAGTTTCCTGCGCCGCGTCTTCACCACGCCGCAGGGGTGGACGCTGATCGTCCTCGGCAATCTGGCGGGCGCGGTGTTTGCGGTCGTGACCCTGATGACGACGCTCGTCTCGTTCCCGATGGCGGTCGACCTCGATGTCGATCCGGGGCATGCGGTCGAAACCTCGCTGCGCGCGGTGTCGGCAAATCCGGGGCCGGTCGCCGGATGGGGCCTGCGGGTCGGCATCCTGCTCGTGCTCGGTGCGCTGCCGGCGTTTATCGGGCTGGCTGTGGTGCTGCCGACGCTCGGCTATGCGACGTGGCACCTCTACACACGGATGGTCGAGCGCTAG
- a CDS encoding alpha/beta hydrolase, translated as MIDRRTLMGATLAASLAARASAQTPPPVKSGALPAGLPQPVETIDLWPKGAPGAPKVPLVETVNERSTDPQLTDRAVFGISRPRLVVFRPDVPNGAAVLITPGGGYKWVVIDKEGYELGRWLSARGFTVFVLFYRLPGEGWAAGPDVALSDAQRAMRLIRQRATHYGVDPERVCAMGFSAGGHVCTDLVARFAAPTYAPVDAADALSPRPFCAAPIYPVVSMDRKNAHPGSRKLLIDDNDALEAAHSPHLNIAANSPPCFLVHAEDDDVVPVANTLMFRDALKAKGIKVETHLFANGGHGFGLRKAIGKPVGIWPELFLGWAKSVALI; from the coding sequence ATGATCGATCGACGGACACTGATGGGGGCAACGCTCGCGGCGAGCCTCGCGGCGCGGGCCTCGGCGCAGACGCCGCCGCCGGTCAAGAGCGGCGCGCTGCCCGCAGGGCTGCCTCAACCGGTCGAGACCATCGACCTGTGGCCTAAAGGTGCGCCGGGCGCGCCCAAGGTGCCGCTGGTCGAAACCGTCAACGAGCGCAGCACTGACCCGCAACTCACCGACCGCGCGGTGTTCGGCATTTCGCGCCCGCGACTGGTCGTGTTCCGGCCCGACGTCCCCAATGGTGCGGCGGTGCTGATTACGCCGGGGGGCGGCTATAAATGGGTGGTGATCGACAAAGAGGGTTATGAACTCGGCCGCTGGCTGTCGGCGCGCGGGTTCACGGTGTTCGTCCTGTTCTACCGTTTGCCGGGTGAAGGCTGGGCAGCGGGGCCGGACGTTGCGCTGTCTGACGCGCAGCGGGCGATGCGGCTGATCCGCCAGCGCGCCACGCACTATGGCGTCGATCCTGAACGCGTTTGCGCGATGGGATTTTCGGCGGGGGGGCATGTCTGCACCGATCTGGTCGCGCGTTTTGCGGCCCCGACTTACGCGCCGGTCGATGCCGCCGACGCGCTGTCTCCGCGCCCGTTCTGCGCTGCGCCGATTTATCCGGTGGTGTCGATGGACCGCAAGAACGCGCATCCGGGGTCGCGCAAGCTGCTGATCGACGATAACGATGCGCTCGAGGCGGCACATTCCCCGCACCTCAACATCGCCGCAAACAGCCCGCCATGCTTTCTGGTTCATGCCGAAGACGACGATGTCGTGCCGGTCGCCAACACCCTGATGTTTCGCGATGCGCTCAAGGCAAAGGGCATAAAGGTGGAGACGCATTTGTTTGCCAATGGCGGCCACGGGTTCGGGTTGCGCAAAGCCATCGGCAAGCCGGTCGGGATATGGCCGGAACTGTTTCTCGGCTGGGCGAAGAGTGTTGCGCTGATCTAG
- a CDS encoding family 43 glycosylhydrolase, giving the protein MTRRAGLVGAGAAGLTLSLPCGSHAQGSRATASLDPYEGMRWGTGYEGQRKADLGNGRFLNPVFAGDHPDPTILRDGDDYYLTFSSFDAYPGIVIWHSRDLVNWTPVTAALTTPIGSVWAPELIKHGGKYYCYIPARSPSRRSIYVITADRIEGPWSAPVDLNLPDHIDPGHAVDASGTRWLFLSGGDRVRLTPDGLATVGKVEHVYDPWRYPADWVVEGFSPEGPKIVRRGAWYYMITAVGGTAGPPTGHMVIVARSRSLDGPWENDPGNPVMRTTSPREKWWSRGHGTLFEGPGGKWWMVLHGYENGYWTLGRQMLLAPVEWSRDGWPRPGGGDLSKPLTMPQRAGGAQHGQPLSDNFGRDRFGALWAFYDPATNEAARVSYMPGAMRLAGKGTSPADSSPVCAIAGDQRYAISVGIELEGSCEAGLLLFYSRRLYAGLGFGADGLVMQRYGVRRPRAKSIVPLRRLEIRLVNDRNIVTIYTRSDGNAAWDKFDVQMEVSGYHHNVAGDFLSLRPALYAAGPGAARFSNFRYEALP; this is encoded by the coding sequence ATTACCCGCCGCGCCGGATTAGTGGGAGCCGGGGCGGCGGGACTGACACTGTCTTTGCCCTGCGGGTCGCACGCGCAAGGCAGTCGGGCGACGGCGTCGCTCGACCCCTATGAGGGGATGCGCTGGGGGACGGGGTATGAGGGACAGCGCAAGGCCGATCTCGGCAACGGGCGGTTCCTCAACCCCGTCTTCGCGGGCGATCACCCCGACCCGACGATCCTGCGCGACGGCGACGATTATTACCTGACTTTCTCGAGCTTCGACGCTTATCCCGGTATCGTCATCTGGCACAGCCGCGATCTGGTGAACTGGACGCCGGTAACTGCCGCGCTCACCACGCCCATCGGGTCGGTGTGGGCGCCCGAACTGATCAAGCATGGCGGCAAATATTATTGCTACATTCCAGCGCGCAGTCCGTCGCGCCGGTCGATCTATGTCATTACCGCCGACCGGATCGAGGGACCGTGGAGCGCACCGGTCGATCTGAACCTGCCCGACCATATCGATCCCGGCCATGCCGTCGACGCAAGCGGCACCCGCTGGCTGTTTCTGTCGGGTGGCGACCGGGTGCGGCTGACACCCGACGGTCTCGCAACCGTCGGCAAGGTCGAACATGTTTACGACCCCTGGCGTTACCCCGCCGACTGGGTCGTCGAGGGATTCTCGCCCGAAGGGCCGAAGATCGTGCGGCGCGGCGCGTGGTATTACATGATTACCGCTGTCGGCGGGACCGCGGGGCCACCGACCGGCCATATGGTGATTGTCGCACGTAGCCGCTCGCTCGACGGCCCGTGGGAGAACGATCCCGGCAATCCGGTGATGCGGACGACATCGCCGCGCGAGAAATGGTGGTCGCGCGGGCATGGCACCTTGTTCGAGGGGCCGGGCGGCAAGTGGTGGATGGTCCTCCATGGCTATGAGAACGGCTATTGGACCCTGGGGCGGCAGATGCTGCTCGCGCCGGTCGAATGGAGCCGCGATGGCTGGCCGCGTCCGGGCGGCGGCGATCTGTCGAAGCCGCTGACGATGCCGCAACGGGCAGGCGGCGCGCAGCACGGACAGCCCCTGAGCGATAATTTCGGCCGCGACCGGTTCGGCGCCCTCTGGGCGTTCTACGACCCCGCCACGAACGAGGCCGCGCGGGTAAGCTATATGCCGGGCGCAATGCGCCTGGCAGGGAAGGGCACGAGCCCTGCCGACAGTTCGCCGGTCTGCGCGATCGCGGGCGACCAGCGCTATGCGATCAGCGTCGGGATCGAGCTGGAGGGCAGTTGCGAGGCGGGGCTGCTGCTCTTCTACAGCCGTCGGCTTTATGCGGGGCTGGGTTTCGGGGCGGACGGGCTGGTCATGCAGCGCTATGGCGTCCGCCGCCCGCGCGCGAAGAGCATCGTGCCGTTGCGGCGTCTGGAAATCAGGCTGGTCAACGACCGCAACATCGTGACGATCTACACGCGGTCCGATGGTAATGCCGCATGGGACAAGTTCGATGTGCAGATGGAAGTCAGCGGCTATCACCATAATGTCGCGGGCGATTTCCTGAGCCTGCGCCCCGCGCTCTATGCGGCGGGACCGGGTGCCGCGCGGTTCTCGAACTTTCGTTACGAGGCGTTGCCATGA
- a CDS encoding TonB-dependent receptor: MTSTVRRTATLLLGSTALIAFGTSAAFAQTPAPKAAAPAAEPESDTAEIVVTGFRASLEAALNLKRTSVGAVDAIVAEDIAKFPDQNLAESLQRIPGISIQRDAGEGRAITVRGLGAQFTRVRVNGLETVATSTDGASSNRDRAFDFNVFASELFSSIVVHKTAEASLDEGSLGAVVDLNTGNPLAGKAGLRGALSVVGSYNDLSKKLGPRVAGLLSWRNEDGTFGASFSAAYSKVKTLELGNNSVRWAQARFDSVNGAPCFTTTATSGIGSPNAGGVYTVGRNAACDQAALAFHPRIPRYGEIGHDRERLGLTGSIQFEPTTSTKISIDGLYSRFKEAREEKWGEVLLRTLERPIDVVNPVYDANNNMIAATLNDVYVRTEHYLRQSKTDFYQIGGTWDQQLGDKFRFTLLLGASKSNADIPVETTILFDDRDAQGYSYDYRTMATPKLTFGTSVTDPTVFQLAEIRDRPSNVTNKFRTAQLRTEWDVVEGFTLKAGAVYRRFNFDTVGFLRDTVVCGNGGTSLVTSTSGTIACSPSALFGATAIYGFPVTAALSETFNIGNGGQPAGTTSSFLIANLPAAAAFTGLYSRTPTVDAGNTRSVTETTKGGYLQVDVKGDLFGLEYAGNAGIRYARTEQSSTGVLSGATVTVERSYEDWLPSFNVAFYPSRNFIIRGAIAKVMTRPSLGNLTPGGTIDGFNFRITYGNPQLNPYRATNFDLGAEWYFAPGAILSVAGFIKKVESFPISQAFTATYASTGLPREALPTSSPAYINFDPNQLYTITANVNGTGATLKGVELALQLPFSTFIKEGFFKNFGLLANATFIDSSATYNVQGPATVPGGGLTNAVRTATLFGVSKKAYNATLYYDDGKFSTRASASYRDRYIDANSGTGNVFEGYGATWNVDASIRYKFTDWMELSVEGTNLLDTYRYRYTDFDADRNYENNHFGRTILFGARFKM, encoded by the coding sequence ATGACGAGCACTGTCCGGCGTACCGCCACCTTGTTGCTGGGATCGACGGCGCTTATCGCGTTCGGCACGAGCGCCGCGTTCGCGCAGACCCCGGCCCCCAAGGCAGCAGCGCCCGCTGCCGAACCCGAATCGGACACCGCAGAAATCGTCGTCACCGGCTTTCGCGCCTCGCTCGAAGCCGCGCTCAATCTGAAACGCACCTCGGTCGGCGCGGTCGATGCGATTGTGGCCGAAGATATCGCCAAATTCCCCGACCAGAACCTCGCCGAGTCGCTGCAGCGCATTCCCGGTATTTCGATCCAGCGCGATGCGGGCGAGGGCCGTGCAATCACTGTGCGCGGATTGGGTGCCCAGTTCACGCGCGTCCGCGTCAATGGCCTCGAGACCGTCGCGACATCGACCGACGGTGCGTCGTCGAACCGCGACCGTGCATTCGATTTCAACGTGTTCGCGTCCGAACTGTTCAGCAGCATCGTCGTCCACAAGACTGCCGAAGCGTCGCTCGACGAAGGTTCGCTCGGCGCGGTCGTCGATCTCAACACCGGCAACCCGCTGGCGGGCAAGGCGGGCTTGCGCGGCGCGCTGTCGGTCGTCGGATCGTACAACGACCTGTCGAAAAAGCTCGGGCCGCGCGTGGCGGGGCTGCTGAGCTGGCGTAACGAGGATGGCACCTTCGGGGCGTCGTTCTCGGCCGCCTATTCGAAGGTGAAGACGCTTGAGCTCGGCAACAACAGCGTGCGCTGGGCACAGGCACGCTTCGACAGCGTCAACGGCGCACCGTGCTTCACCACAACGGCAACCAGCGGCATCGGCTCGCCCAACGCAGGCGGTGTCTATACTGTCGGGCGCAATGCCGCATGCGACCAGGCTGCGCTCGCCTTTCACCCGCGCATCCCGCGTTACGGCGAGATCGGCCATGACCGCGAACGGCTGGGCCTGACCGGATCGATCCAGTTCGAGCCGACCACGAGCACCAAGATTTCGATCGACGGCCTCTATTCGCGGTTCAAGGAAGCCCGCGAGGAGAAGTGGGGCGAAGTGCTGTTGCGGACGCTCGAGCGGCCAATCGACGTGGTCAATCCGGTCTATGACGCCAACAACAACATGATCGCGGCAACGCTCAACGATGTTTACGTCCGCACCGAACATTATCTGCGCCAGTCGAAGACCGATTTCTACCAGATCGGCGGCACCTGGGACCAGCAGCTGGGCGACAAGTTCCGCTTTACCCTGCTTCTCGGCGCGTCGAAGTCCAACGCCGATATTCCGGTCGAAACGACGATCCTGTTCGACGATCGCGACGCGCAGGGATATTCGTACGACTATCGCACGATGGCGACGCCGAAGCTGACCTTCGGCACCAGCGTCACCGATCCGACGGTGTTCCAGCTTGCCGAAATTCGCGACCGTCCGTCGAACGTGACCAACAAGTTCCGCACCGCTCAGTTGCGGACCGAATGGGACGTCGTCGAAGGGTTCACGTTGAAGGCGGGCGCCGTCTATCGCCGGTTCAATTTCGACACGGTCGGCTTCCTGCGTGATACCGTCGTGTGCGGCAACGGCGGGACCAGCCTCGTCACCAGCACGTCAGGGACGATTGCCTGTTCGCCCTCCGCCCTGTTCGGCGCGACGGCGATCTATGGCTTCCCGGTAACCGCCGCGTTGTCGGAGACGTTCAATATCGGCAATGGCGGCCAGCCTGCGGGGACGACCAGCAGTTTCCTGATCGCCAACCTGCCCGCTGCTGCGGCCTTTACCGGTCTGTACAGCCGCACACCGACGGTCGATGCGGGCAACACCCGTTCGGTCACCGAAACGACCAAGGGCGGTTACCTCCAGGTCGACGTGAAGGGCGATCTGTTCGGCCTCGAATATGCAGGCAATGCCGGCATCCGCTATGCGCGCACCGAACAGAGTTCGACCGGCGTGCTCAGCGGGGCGACGGTGACGGTCGAGCGGTCCTACGAAGACTGGCTGCCGTCGTTCAATGTGGCGTTCTATCCGTCGCGCAACTTCATTATCCGCGGTGCTATCGCGAAGGTGATGACGCGTCCGTCGCTCGGCAATCTGACGCCGGGCGGGACGATCGACGGGTTCAACTTCCGGATTACGTACGGCAATCCGCAGCTCAATCCGTACCGGGCGACCAATTTCGACCTCGGGGCCGAATGGTATTTTGCACCGGGCGCGATCCTGTCGGTCGCGGGCTTCATCAAAAAGGTCGAGAGCTTCCCGATCAGCCAGGCATTCACGGCAACTTATGCCTCGACCGGCCTGCCGCGTGAGGCGCTGCCGACCAGTTCGCCCGCCTATATCAACTTCGACCCGAACCAGCTTTACACGATCACCGCCAACGTCAACGGGACGGGCGCGACGCTGAAGGGTGTCGAGCTTGCGCTGCAATTGCCGTTCAGCACCTTCATCAAGGAGGGCTTCTTCAAGAACTTCGGCCTTCTCGCCAATGCGACGTTCATCGATTCGTCCGCGACCTACAACGTGCAGGGTCCGGCCACGGTCCCCGGCGGCGGGCTGACCAACGCCGTGCGGACGGCCACGCTGTTCGGTGTTTCGAAGAAGGCCTATAATGCCACGCTTTATTATGATGACGGCAAGTTCAGCACGCGCGCCTCGGCAAGCTATCGTGACCGGTACATCGATGCGAATTCGGGCACGGGCAACGTGTTCGAGGGTTATGGGGCAACCTGGAACGTGGATGCGTCGATCCGTTACAAGTTCACCGACTGGATGGAACTATCGGTCGAGGGCACCAATTTGCTCGACACCTATCGTTATCGCTACACCGATTTCGACGCCGACCGGAACTACGAGAACAACCATTTCGGTCGGACGATCCTGTTCGGTGCGCGGTTCAAGATGTAG
- a CDS encoding polysaccharide lyase family 1 protein, with product MRLGVTFLAALALALPSFAAAQQASFPGAVGWAATTVGGRGGRIIRVTTLAADGPGSFKEAVQAKGPRIVVFEVGGVIDLKRTTLEIREPYLTIAGQTAPSPGITIIKGGIDVHGHDVVIRHIRVRTGADNQPKRSGWEADAFSTVGAYNVIIDHNTFSWAIDENMSASGPRFNGKTPDEWRANTSHNITFSYNLASEGLADASHPKGEHSKGSLIHDNTSNILFYRNIWAHNQERNPLFKGGARGAVINNLIYDPGERAVHYNLMALEWGSYPYQNGQLSAVGNVLRGGVSTAVGLPFLTLGGDGDLEYYGKDNIAVDKWGAPLPMFGRYGETRAKLIVSKTPVSWPAGIAVLPVRDVETHVLAHAGARPWDRDGDDIRVLFFVAEGRGTIINDEKDWSAYPVQAETRAPFVDGDWDLATMEPKSGLYPGQKGPIQEKLSPRDAAMRQ from the coding sequence ATGCGGCTGGGTGTGACATTTTTGGCGGCGCTTGCGCTTGCATTGCCGAGCTTTGCCGCCGCGCAGCAGGCCAGCTTTCCCGGCGCGGTCGGCTGGGCCGCTACCACTGTCGGCGGGCGCGGCGGTCGCATTATCCGCGTCACGACGCTTGCCGCCGATGGCCCGGGCTCTTTCAAGGAAGCCGTTCAGGCCAAGGGGCCGCGAATCGTCGTTTTCGAAGTCGGCGGCGTGATCGACCTGAAGCGGACAACACTCGAAATCCGCGAGCCATATCTGACCATCGCGGGGCAAACCGCCCCCTCGCCCGGCATCACGATCATCAAGGGCGGCATCGACGTTCACGGCCACGACGTCGTCATCCGCCACATCCGCGTCCGCACCGGTGCCGACAACCAGCCCAAACGCAGCGGGTGGGAGGCGGACGCCTTCTCCACCGTCGGCGCGTACAATGTCATTATCGACCACAACACATTCAGCTGGGCGATCGACGAAAACATGTCCGCCAGCGGCCCGCGTTTCAACGGCAAGACGCCCGACGAATGGCGTGCCAACACCAGCCACAACATCACCTTCTCGTACAATCTGGCGAGCGAGGGTCTCGCCGATGCGAGCCACCCCAAGGGCGAACACAGCAAGGGGTCGTTGATCCACGACAACACCTCGAACATCCTGTTCTACCGCAACATCTGGGCGCATAATCAGGAGCGCAATCCGCTGTTCAAGGGCGGCGCACGCGGTGCCGTGATCAACAATCTGATCTACGATCCCGGCGAGCGGGCAGTGCACTATAACCTGATGGCGCTCGAATGGGGCAGCTACCCCTATCAGAACGGCCAGCTGAGCGCGGTCGGCAACGTCCTGCGCGGGGGCGTATCGACGGCGGTCGGCCTGCCCTTCCTCACGCTCGGCGGCGATGGCGATCTCGAATATTACGGCAAGGACAATATCGCGGTCGACAAATGGGGCGCGCCGCTGCCGATGTTCGGCCGATATGGCGAGACGCGCGCAAAGCTGATTGTCAGCAAGACTCCGGTGTCATGGCCTGCCGGCATTGCCGTCCTGCCGGTGCGCGACGTGGAGACGCATGTGCTGGCCCACGCCGGGGCGCGCCCGTGGGACCGCGATGGCGACGACATCCGCGTGCTGTTCTTCGTCGCGGAAGGGCGCGGGACGATCATCAACGACGAGAAGGACTGGAGCGCCTATCCGGTGCAGGCCGAAACCCGCGCGCCCTTTGTGGACGGCGACTGGGATCTCGCAACGATGGAGCCAAAGTCCGGCCTGTATCCGGGGCAGAAAGGCCCGATCCAGGAAAAGCTCAGCCCCCGCGACGCGGCGATGCGGCAATAG
- a CDS encoding carboxylesterase/lipase family protein, producing the protein MSGGSNFSRRAVIGSLATLVAAKAIAAEPVQSSDRVLIKLPARSANATTDDGAVAFLGIRYGQDTKDRRFQPAAPTRDRIPQLRFAIDENQPEAALASFRTAFGEDVVVERSAFGPVSPQQGSRYVPQSEDCLFLNVWTPNHYVRQPRPVMVYIHGGAYSNGSVTDPLNDGAALAERGDVVVVTVNHRLNAFGYLSLGRIDPRFPDSGNVGQLDLILGLQWVQRNIAAFGGDPHNVTVFGQSGGGAKIATLMAMPAAKGLFHKAITMSGQQVTASGPLNAEKRARAYLARLGFDPVTAPVEALVAALDTVDPVMGGGLYFGPVLDRRNLLRHPFWPDAAPQGNSIPMMMGNCIAETRAFFPPDHPKLRGLDWSNIAARMGPELRVDIDPEMVVRTYGGWYPDLSPADIFIKATTAGRSWRGQVIEAEERAKAGVPAFVYQLDFEQAMHTGDIGLVFGTKPDMTPAQQAMSDRMMAAFVRFARTGNPGWPAYDLTARKTMVFDTDSRVESNPRGRERALFGVVPYIQPGT; encoded by the coding sequence ATGTCCGGCGGTAGCAATTTCAGCCGTCGCGCTGTTATCGGCAGCCTTGCAACGCTAGTAGCAGCAAAAGCGATAGCAGCGGAGCCGGTGCAAAGCTCGGACCGTGTGCTGATCAAACTGCCCGCACGAAGCGCCAACGCCACGACGGATGATGGAGCCGTTGCGTTTCTCGGCATCCGTTACGGGCAAGACACGAAAGACCGGCGGTTCCAGCCAGCGGCGCCCACGCGGGATCGAATTCCGCAACTCCGATTTGCGATAGACGAAAACCAGCCTGAGGCTGCGCTTGCGAGTTTCCGGACGGCTTTCGGTGAAGATGTAGTGGTCGAGCGCTCGGCATTTGGTCCCGTTTCTCCGCAACAGGGGAGCCGCTACGTACCGCAGTCCGAGGACTGCCTGTTCTTGAATGTGTGGACGCCAAATCACTACGTCCGCCAACCCCGTCCCGTCATGGTCTATATCCACGGCGGTGCCTATTCGAACGGGTCGGTCACCGATCCTCTTAACGACGGCGCGGCGCTCGCCGAACGCGGCGATGTCGTCGTCGTCACCGTCAATCACCGGCTCAACGCGTTCGGCTATCTCTCGCTGGGGCGAATCGATCCGCGATTTCCCGACAGTGGCAATGTCGGGCAGCTCGATCTGATCCTCGGGCTGCAATGGGTGCAGCGCAACATCGCGGCGTTCGGCGGCGATCCACATAATGTCACCGTGTTCGGCCAGTCGGGCGGCGGCGCGAAGATCGCGACCTTGATGGCGATGCCCGCCGCCAAGGGGCTGTTCCACAAGGCGATCACGATGAGCGGGCAGCAGGTGACGGCGTCGGGGCCGCTCAATGCCGAGAAGCGCGCGCGGGCGTATCTGGCGAGGCTGGGCTTCGATCCGGTGACCGCGCCGGTCGAGGCGCTGGTCGCGGCGCTCGATACCGTCGATCCGGTGATGGGGGGCGGGCTGTATTTCGGGCCGGTGCTCGACAGGCGCAATCTGCTGCGCCACCCGTTCTGGCCCGATGCCGCGCCGCAAGGCAACAGCATCCCGATGATGATGGGCAATTGCATCGCCGAAACGCGCGCGTTCTTTCCGCCCGATCATCCCAAGCTGCGCGGACTCGACTGGTCGAACATTGCAGCGCGCATGGGACCGGAACTGCGCGTCGATATCGACCCCGAGATGGTCGTGCGGACCTATGGCGGCTGGTATCCCGACCTCTCGCCTGCCGATATTTTTATCAAGGCGACGACAGCGGGACGCAGCTGGCGCGGGCAGGTGATCGAGGCGGAGGAACGCGCGAAGGCGGGCGTCCCGGCGTTCGTCTATCAACTCGATTTCGAGCAAGCGATGCACACCGGCGACATCGGCCTCGTATTCGGGACCAAGCCCGACATGACCCCCGCGCAACAGGCGATGAGCGACCGGATGATGGCCGCGTTCGTGCGCTTTGCCCGCACCGGCAATCCCGGCTGGCCTGCTTACGACCTGACCGCGCGCAAGACGATGGTTTTCGACACCGACTCGCGGGTCGAGAGCAACCCGCGCGGGCGCGAGCGGGCGTTGTTCGGGGTCGTGCCGTATATTCAGCCGGGCACCTGA
- a CDS encoding sugar kinase: MTGRVVAFGELLIRLTAPGRELLMQSPSLALHVGGAEANVAIGLANLGHATAMVSAVPDNALGRGAVAAVRGQGVDCSGVQMRDGRIGLYFLSVGAGLRASEIVYDRAGSSFADASFDEFDWDTHLAGVGLLHLSGITPALGPQSAEAALTAARAAKRLGVPVSFDGNYRAMLWESWDSDPKAVLGELIGMADILFGNHRDIGLVLGRDFSGDGPDRRREAADAAFAAFTGLKIIASTARHVVDADCHRIAARVDTRDRAAQTEEIAVSGIVDRIGAGDAFAAGVLHAHLGGGDAEGMARTGLALTCLKHSLPGDASLFGQADIDAFNAGGLDVRR, translated from the coding sequence GTGACGGGCAGGGTTGTCGCCTTTGGGGAGTTGCTGATCCGGCTGACCGCACCGGGGCGCGAGTTGCTGATGCAGTCGCCGAGCCTTGCGCTGCACGTCGGCGGCGCGGAGGCCAATGTCGCGATCGGGCTTGCCAATCTGGGGCATGCAACCGCAATGGTCAGCGCGGTGCCGGACAATGCGCTCGGACGCGGCGCGGTAGCGGCGGTGCGCGGGCAGGGGGTGGATTGTTCGGGCGTACAAATGCGCGACGGGCGGATAGGGCTGTATTTCCTCAGCGTCGGCGCGGGGCTGCGCGCGTCGGAAATCGTGTACGACCGTGCGGGGTCGAGTTTTGCAGACGCGTCTTTCGATGAGTTCGACTGGGATACGCACCTCGCGGGCGTGGGGCTGTTGCACCTGTCGGGGATCACGCCCGCGCTCGGGCCGCAGTCTGCGGAGGCGGCGCTGACGGCAGCGCGCGCGGCGAAACGGCTGGGCGTGCCAGTGTCGTTCGACGGCAATTACCGCGCGATGCTGTGGGAAAGCTGGGACAGCGACCCCAAGGCGGTACTGGGCGAATTGATCGGCATGGCCGACATTTTGTTCGGCAACCACCGCGATATCGGGCTGGTGCTGGGCCGCGATTTTTCCGGTGACGGCCCCGATCGGCGGCGCGAGGCGGCAGATGCTGCCTTCGCAGCGTTCACCGGTTTGAAGATCATCGCCTCGACCGCGCGCCATGTCGTCGATGCCGATTGCCACCGCATCGCCGCGCGGGTCGATACGCGCGACAGGGCGGCGCAGACCGAGGAGATCGCGGTCAGCGGGATCGTGGACCGGATCGGCGCAGGCGATGCCTTTGCGGCGGGTGTGCTCCACGCGCATCTGGGCGGCGGCGATGCAGAGGGGATGGCGCGAACGGGGCTTGCGCTGACGTGCCTGAAACACTCGCTGCCGGGCGACGCGAGTCTGTTCGGGCAGGCCGATATCGATGCGTTCAACGCAGGCGGGCTGGATGTCCGGCGGTAG